A genomic region of Taeniopygia guttata chromosome 28, bTaeGut7.mat, whole genome shotgun sequence contains the following coding sequences:
- the NMRK2 gene encoding nicotinamide riboside kinase 2 yields the protein MKYIIGIGGVTNGGKTTLTNRLVKALPNCCVVHQDDFFKPQDQIEVGEDGFKQWDVLDSLDMEAMVSTVRAWIENPVKFARSHGVNVTPGSREPSSQDTHILVIEGFLLYNYKPLMELFDLRYYLAVPYDECKRRRSTRSYTVPDPPGLFDGHVWPMYLKHRKQMEDAGVDVVYLDGLKSRDELYNQVFEDIHNKLLNCS from the exons atgaaatatattatAGGCATCGGAGG GGTCACCAATGGTGGTAAAACCACCTTGACCAACAGGCTCGTCAAGGCGCTCCCCAACTGCTGCGTGGTTCATCAGGACGATTTCTTCAAG CCACAAGATCAAATAGAAGTCGGGGAAGACGGCTTTAAACAATGGGATG TGTTGGATTCCTTGGATATGGAGGCAATGGTGAGCACAGTGCGGGCCTGGATTGAGAACCCAGTGAAGTTTGCCCGTTCGCACGGGGTGAATGTCACACCTGGCTCTAGAGAGCCAAGCTCCCAAGATACCCATATATTGGTCATTGAAGGCTTCCTGCTTTATAATTACAA ACCCCTGATGGAGCTGTTCGACCTTCGCTACTACCTGGCGGTGCCCTACGACGAGtgcaagaggaggaggag TACTCGGAGTTACACCGTGCCCGACCCCCCAGGCCTCTTTGACGGCCACGTCTGGCCCATGTACCTCAAACACAGGAAGCAGATGGAGGACGCTGGCGTGGATGTGG TTTATTTAGACGGCCTGAAGTCCAGGGATGAACTCTACAACCAAGTCTTTGAAGATATTCACAACAAGCTCTTAAATTGCTCATAG
- the DAPK3 gene encoding death-associated protein kinase 3, translated as MSTFRQESVEDFYEMGEELGSGQFAIVRKCRERKTGLEYAAKFIKKRRLSSSRRGVSREEIEREVDILREIQHPNIITLHDIFENKTDVVLILELVSGGELFDFLAEKESLTEEEATQFLKQILDGVHYLHSKRIAHFDLKPENIMLLDKNVPNPRIKLIDFGIAHKIEAGNEFKNIFGTPEFVAPEIVNYEPLGLEADMWSIGVITYILLSGASPFLGETKQETLTNISAVNYDFDEEYFSNTSELAKDFIRRLLVKDPKKRMTIAQSLEHPWIKVIKRRNVRNEDSCKKPERRRLKTTRLKEYTIKSHSSMPPNNTYINFERFSKVMEEVAAAEESLRELERNKKSFQEDIEALLSIYEEKESWYKEENESISQDLRQIRQELQKTEALKKQAQEETKSVVQAANGLKRRYRKLENHYEALAKQVASEMKFVQELVWSIEREKLQSSEGDGSIR; from the exons ATGTCCACCTTCCGCCAGGAGAGCGTGGAGGACTTCTATGAGATGGGCGAGGAGCTGGGCAG CGGGCAGTTCGCCATCGTCCGCAAGTGCCGGGAGAGGAAGACGGGGCTGGAGTACGCGGCCAAGTTCATCAAGAAGCGGCGGCTGTCGTCCAGCCGCCGGGGCGTGAGCCGCGAGGAGATCGAGCGCGAGGTGGACATCCTGCGCGAGATCCAGCACCCCAACATCATCACCCTGCACGACATCTTCGAGAACAAGACCGACGTGGtgctcatcctggagctggTGTCCGGCGGGGAGCTCTTCGACTTCCTGGCCGAGAAGGAGTCCCTGACCGAGGAGGAGGCCACCCAGTTCCTCAAGCAGATCCTGGACGGCGTGCACTACCTGCACTCCAAGCGCATCGCCCACTTCGACTTGAAG CCAGAGAACATCATGCTGCTGGACAAGAACGTGCCAAACCCTCGCATCAAACTCATCGACTTTGGGATCGCCCACAAGATCGAGGCTGGGAATGAGTTCAAGAATATCTTTGGGACCCCAGAGTTTGTAG CCCCCGAAATCGTGAACTACGagcccctggggctggaggcCGACATGTG GAGCATCGGGGTCATCACCTACATCCT GCTGAGCGGAGCCTCACCCTTCCTGGGGGAGACCAAGCAGGAGACACTGACCAACATCTCTGCTGTCAACTACGACTTCGATGAGGAATATTTCAGTAACACCAGCGAGCTGGCCAAGGACTTCATCCGCCGCCTGCTTGTCAAGGACCCCAA GAAGCGAATGACCATCGCCCAGAGCCTGGAGCACCCTTGGATTAAG GTGATCAAGAGGAGGAACGTCCGCAACGAGGACAGCTGCAAGAAGCCCGAGCGGCGCCGGCTGAAGACCACACGCCTGAAGGAGTACACCATCAAATCCCACTCCAGCATGCCCCCCAACAACACCTACATCAACTTCGAGCGCTTCTCCAAGGTCATGGAGGAGGTGGCTGCGGCCGAGGAGAGCCTCCGCGAGCTGGAGAGGAACAAGAAGTCCTTCCAGGAGGACATCGAGGCGCTGCTGTCCATCTACGAGGAGAAGGAGTCGTGGTACAAGGAGGAGAACGAGAGCATCAGCCAGGACCTGCGGCAGATccggcaggagctgcagaagaCGGAGGCGCTGAAGAAGCAGGCGCAGGAGGAGACCAAGAGCGTGGTGCAGGCGGCCAACGGGCTCAAGCGGCGCTACCGCAAGCTGGAGAACCACTACGAGGCCCTGGCCAAGCAGGTGGCCTCCGAGATGAAGTTTGTGCAGGAGCTGGTGTGGTCCATCGAGCGGGAGAAGCTGCAGAGCAGCGAGGGCGACGGCAGCATCCGCTAA
- the EEF2 gene encoding elongation factor 2: MVNFTVDQIRAIMDKKANIRNMSVIAHVDHGKSTLTDSLVCKAGIIASARAGETRFTDTRKDEQERCITIKSTAISLFYELSENDLAFIKQSKDGSGFLINLIDSPGHVDFSSEVTAALRVTDGALVVVDCVSGVCVQTETVLRQAIAERIKPVLMMNKMDRALLELQLEPEELYQTFQRIVENVNVIISTYGEGESGPMGNIMIDPVLGTVGFGSGLHGWAFTLKQFAEMYVAKFAAKGDAQLSPAERAKKVEDMMKKLWGDRYFDPATGKFSKSATSPDGKKLPRTFCQLILDPIFKVFDAIMNFKKEEAAKLIEKLDIKLDSEDKDKEGKPLLKAVMRRWLPAGDALLQMITIHLPSPVTAQKYRCELLYEGPPDDEAAIGIKNCDPKGPLMMYISKMVPTSDKGRFYAFGRVFSGLVSTGLKVRIMGPNYTPGKKEDLYLKPIQRTILMMGRYVEPIEDVPCGNIVGLVGVDQFLVKTGTITTFEHAHNMRVMKFSVSPVVRVAVEAKNPADLPKLVEGLKRLAKSDPMVQCIIEESGEHIIAGAGELHLEICLKDLEEDHACIPIKKSDPVVSYRETVSEESNVMCLSKSPNKHNRLYMKARPFPEGLAEDIDKGEVSARQELKQRARYLAEKYEWDVTEARKIWCFGPDGTGPNILTDITKGVQYLNEIKDSVVAGFQWATKEGVLCEENMRAVRFDVHDVTLHADAIHRGGGQIIPTARRCLYACVLTAQPRLMEPIYLVEIQCPEQVVGGIYSVLNRKRGHVFEETQVAGTPMFVVKAYLPVNESFGFTADLRSNTGGQAFPQCVFDHWQILPGDPFDSASRPCQVVAETRKRKGLKEGIPALDNFLDKL; encoded by the exons ATG GTGAACTTCACAGTAGACCAGATACGGGCCATCATGGACAAAAAGGCCAACATCAGGAACATGTCGGTGATTGCCCACGTGGACCACGGCAAGTCCACGCTGACTGATTCCCTGGTGTGCAAGGCCGGGATCATCGCCTCGGCGCGGGCCGGGGAGACCCGGTTCACTGACACCCGCAAGGACGAGCAGGAACGGTGCATCACCATCAAATCCAC aGCCATTTCTCTGTTTTATGAGCTCTCTGAGAACGACTTGGCCTTCATCAAGCAGAGCAAGGATGGTTCTGGTTTCTTGATCAACCTCATTGACTCCCCTGGGCATGTGGACTTCTCCTCAGAGGTCACTGCAGCTCTGCGAGTCACTGACGGTGCCCTGGTCGTCGTGGACTGTGTCTCTG GCGTGTGTGTGCAGACAGAGACTGTGCTGCGTCAGGCCATCGCCGAGAGGATCAAGCCTGTGCTGATGATGAACAAGATGGACCGggcgctgctggagctgcagctggagccagagGAGCTGTACCAGACCTTCCAGCGCATCGTGGAGAACGTCAACGTCATCATCTCCACCTACGGAGAGGGAGAGAGCGGCCCCATGGGCAACATCATG ATTGACCCGGTGCTCGGGACCGTGGGCTTTGGCTCGGGCTTGCACGGCTGGGCCTTCACCCTGAAGCAGTTTGCTGAGATGTACGTGGCAAAGTTCGCTGCCAAGGGAGATGCCCAGCTCAGCCCGGCCGAGCGTGCCAAGAAAGTTGAGGACATGATGAAGAAGCTGTGGGGAGACAG aTACTTTGACCCTGCTACTGGCAAGTTCAGCAAATCTGCTACCAGCCCTGATGGAAAGAAACTGCCCAGGACCTTCTGTCAGCTCATCCTTGACCCCATCTTCAAG GTTTTCGATGCAATCATGAACTTCAAGAAAGAAGAGGCGGCTAAACTGATTGAGAAACTGGACATCAAGCTGGACAGtgaggacaaggacaaggaggGCAAGCCCCTGCTGAAG gccgTGATGAGGCGGTGGCTGCCAGCTGGAGATGCCCTGCTGCAGATGATCACCATCCACCTGCCTTCCCCCGTCACAGCCCAGAAGTATCGCTGCGAGCTGCTCTACGAGGGCCCCCCTGACGATGAGGCTGCCATAG GCATTAAGAACTGTGACCCCAAAGGCCCCCTGATGATGTACATCTCCAAAATGGTGCCAACCTCTGACAAGGGACGTTTCTACGCTTTTGGCCGTGTCTTCTCTGGTCTCGTCTCAACTGGCTTGAAAGTCAGAATCATGGGACCAAACTACACACCTGGCAAGAAGGAGGATCTGTACCTGAAGCCAATTCAAAG GACCATTCTCATGATGGGTCGCTACGTGGAGCCCATCGAGGACGTGCCTTGCGGGAACATCGTGGGGCTGGTCGGCGTGGACCAGTTCCTTGTGAAGACTGGAACCATCACCACCTTCGAGCACGCCCACAACATGAGGGTCATGAAGTTCAGCGTCAGCCCCGTGGTGCGCGTGGCCGTGGAGGCCAAGAACCCGGCCGACCTGCCCAAGCTGGTGGAGGGGCTGAAGCGCCTGGCCAAGTCTGACCCCATGGTGCAG TGCATCATTGAGGAGTCTGGGGAGCACATCATCGCTGGCGCTGGGGAGCTGCACCTGGAGATCTGCCTGAAGGACCTGGAGGAGGACCACGCCTGCATCCCCATTAAG AAATCCGATCCCGTGGTGTCCTACCGCGAGACGGTCAGCGAGGAGTCCAACGTGATGTGCCTTTCCAAGTCCCCCAACAAACACAACCGGCTGTACATGAAGGCCCGGCCCTTCCCCGAGGGCCTGGCCGAGGACATCGACAAGGGCGAGGTGTCGGCCCGGCAGGAGCTGAAGCAGCGGGCGCGGTACCTGGCCGAGAAGTACGAGTGGGATGTCACCGAGGCCAGGAAGATCTGGTGCTTCGGGCCCGACGGCACCGGCCCCAACATCCTCACCGACATCACCAAGGGAGTGCAGTACCTCAACGAGATCAAGGACAGCGTGGTGGCCGGCTTCCAGTGGGCCACCAAGGAG ggggtgcTGTGTGAGGAGAACATGCGCGCCGTGCGTTTCGACGTGCACGACGTGACCCTGCACGCCGACGCCATCCACCGCGGCGGCGGCCAGATCATCCCCACGGCCCGGCGCTGCCTCTACGCCTGCGTGCTCACCGCCCAGCCGCGCCTCATGGAGCCCATCTACCTGGTGGAGATCCAG TGCCCGGAGCAGGTGGTGGGAGGCATCTACAGCGTGCTGAACAGGAAGCGTGGCCACGTGTTTGAGGAGACCCAGGTGGCCGGGACCCCCATGTTCGTGGTCAAGGCCTACCTGCCTGTCAACGAGTCCTTCG GTTTCACAGCAGATTTGAGGTCCAACACGGGGGGCCAGGCCTTCCCCCAGTGCGTGTTCGACCACTGGCAGATCCTGCCCGGGGACCCCTTCGACAGCGCCAGCCGGCCGTGCCAGGTGGTGGCCGAGACCCGCAAACGCAAAGGGCTGAAGGAAGGAATCCCTGCCCTCGACAACTTCCTGGACAAACTCTAA